Proteins from a genomic interval of Cyanobium sp. AMD-g:
- the secE gene encoding preprotein translocase subunit SecE, whose product MSDPDEGPDGASSDEETATGFFAVTLAELRKVVWPSRQQLFSESVAVILMVSLSAAAIAAIDRFYHWGSAQIFR is encoded by the coding sequence CTGTCCGACCCCGACGAGGGGCCGGATGGTGCCTCAAGCGACGAGGAGACCGCCACCGGTTTCTTCGCGGTTACCCTCGCGGAACTGCGCAAGGTTGTCTGGCCGAGTCGCCAGCAGCTGTTCAGCGAATCGGTGGCGGTGATTCTGATGGTGAGCCTTTCGGCCGCAGCCATTGCCGCGATCGATCGCTTCTATCACTGGGGATCGGCCCAGATCTTCCGTTGA
- the nusG gene encoding transcription termination/antitermination protein NusG, protein MTLPLSAVPETVPEIEPDAPEVLELPGEGPGLAAADAAAEAAESAKPQVARWFAVQVASSCEKKVKATLEQRAVTLGVSNRILEIEIPQTPGVKLKKDGSRQSIEEKVFPGYVLVRMVLDEDTMMAVRSTPNVINFVGQEERRATGKARGHIRPRPLSRQEVDRIFKRAAEKKPVLKVDLTEGDQILVTAGPFKDFQGEVIEVSGERSKLKALLSIFGRETPVELEFSQISKQS, encoded by the coding sequence ATGACCCTTCCCCTGTCTGCCGTGCCCGAGACCGTGCCCGAGATCGAACCGGACGCCCCCGAGGTGCTTGAGCTTCCTGGCGAAGGGCCTGGCCTTGCCGCCGCAGACGCTGCCGCCGAGGCGGCTGAATCGGCCAAGCCCCAGGTGGCCCGCTGGTTCGCGGTTCAGGTGGCCTCCAGTTGCGAGAAGAAGGTGAAGGCCACCCTTGAGCAGCGGGCCGTCACCCTGGGGGTCAGCAACCGGATCCTCGAGATCGAGATCCCCCAGACCCCTGGTGTCAAGTTGAAGAAGGACGGCAGCCGCCAGTCCATCGAGGAGAAGGTGTTTCCCGGCTACGTGCTGGTGCGCATGGTCCTCGATGAGGACACGATGATGGCGGTGCGCAGCACACCCAACGTCATCAACTTCGTGGGCCAGGAGGAACGCCGCGCCACCGGCAAGGCCCGGGGGCACATCCGGCCCCGGCCCCTCAGCCGCCAGGAGGTGGATCGCATCTTCAAGCGTGCCGCCGAGAAGAAACCTGTCCTCAAGGTCGACCTCACCGAAGGCGATCAGATCCTCGTCACCGCTGGTCCGTTCAAGGACTTCCAGGGCGAGGTGATCGAAGTCTCCGGTGAGCGCAGCAAGCTGAAGGCCCTCCTGTCGATCTTCGGCAGGGAGACCCCTGTCGAGCTCGAGTTCTCCCAGATCAGCAAACAGAGCTGA
- the rplK gene encoding 50S ribosomal protein L11, translated as MAKKVVAVIKLALQAGKANPAPPVGPALGQHGVNIMAFCKEYNARTQEKAGYVIPVEISVFEDRSFTFITKTPPASVLISKAAGIDKGAATSAKGSVGAISRAQLEEIAKTKLPDLNCASVESAMRIIEGTARNMGVAVSD; from the coding sequence ATGGCCAAGAAAGTCGTAGCTGTGATCAAGCTGGCCCTCCAGGCCGGCAAAGCGAACCCCGCACCACCGGTGGGCCCTGCCCTCGGTCAGCACGGGGTCAACATCATGGCGTTCTGCAAGGAGTACAACGCCCGCACCCAGGAAAAGGCCGGGTACGTGATCCCGGTGGAGATCTCGGTCTTTGAAGACCGCAGCTTCACCTTCATCACCAAGACCCCGCCCGCTTCGGTGCTCATCTCCAAGGCCGCCGGCATCGACAAAGGTGCCGCCACGTCCGCCAAGGGCTCCGTGGGTGCCATCAGTCGCGCCCAGCTTGAGGAGATCGCCAAGACCAAACTGCCCGACCTCAATTGCGCCAGCGTTGAGTCGGCCATGCGCATCATCGAAGGCACCGCCCGCAACATGGGCGTTGCCGTCAGCGACTGA
- the rplA gene encoding 50S ribosomal protein L1, whose translation MTKISKRFTALAAKVEDRSYEPLEAIELVKDTATARFDETIEAHVRLGIDPKYTDQQLRTTVALPHGTGQSIRIAVIARGEKVAEAKAAGADLAGDDELVDQIAGGAIDFDLLIATPDMMPKVAKLGRVLGPRGLMPNPKAGTVTTDLAGAINEFKAGKLEFRADRAGIVHVRFGKASFPSAKLLENLKALQETIDRNKPSGAKGRYWRSLYVASTMGPSVQVDFAALQDIKQDS comes from the coding sequence ATGACAAAAATCTCCAAACGCTTCACGGCCCTCGCCGCCAAGGTCGAGGACCGCTCCTACGAACCGCTCGAAGCCATTGAGCTGGTCAAGGACACCGCCACCGCCCGCTTCGATGAAACCATCGAGGCCCATGTGCGCCTCGGCATCGATCCCAAGTACACCGACCAGCAGCTGCGCACCACCGTGGCCCTGCCCCACGGCACCGGTCAGAGCATTCGCATCGCGGTGATTGCCCGGGGCGAGAAGGTGGCCGAAGCCAAGGCCGCCGGTGCCGACTTGGCCGGCGACGATGAACTGGTGGATCAGATCGCCGGCGGTGCCATCGACTTCGATCTTCTGATCGCCACCCCCGACATGATGCCGAAGGTGGCCAAGCTCGGTCGGGTGCTCGGCCCCCGTGGTCTGATGCCGAACCCCAAGGCCGGCACCGTCACCACCGATCTGGCTGGCGCCATCAACGAGTTCAAGGCGGGCAAACTGGAGTTCCGGGCCGACCGGGCCGGGATCGTGCACGTGCGCTTCGGCAAGGCCAGCTTCCCCAGCGCCAAGCTGCTGGAGAACCTCAAGGCCCTGCAGGAAACCATCGACCGCAACAAGCCCAGCGGTGCCAAGGGCCGCTACTGGAGGAGCCTCTACGTCGCCTCCACGATGGGCCCCTCGGTGCAGGTCGACTTCGCCGCACTCCAGGACATCAAGCAGGACAGCTGA
- a CDS encoding GDSL-type esterase/lipase family protein, giving the protein MPLSSWVRIGGWVAVPLTLLALGWGLLSRPGAGSIASLPPESSGSPSKPGDGPVTFVGDSLTAQGDWQAAFPARVVHNQGVSGDTSFQLMARLPSIRQTGASTYLVMVGINDIVWGYDPGRIAGRIQWLRTGLQIGTGARVIVQSTIPCARFRCGADGVRRVAELNQRLAQQTPAPDYVDLTPVMADADGLKRAFTVDGVHLNAAGYARWQARLRELGLP; this is encoded by the coding sequence GTGCCTTTGTCGTCCTGGGTGCGGATCGGTGGCTGGGTGGCGGTTCCGCTCACCCTGCTGGCCCTGGGGTGGGGCCTGCTTTCCCGGCCCGGCGCCGGTTCCATCGCCTCCCTGCCGCCGGAGTCCTCCGGATCGCCGTCCAAGCCTGGCGACGGTCCGGTGACCTTCGTCGGTGACTCGCTCACGGCCCAGGGCGACTGGCAGGCGGCGTTCCCCGCTCGTGTGGTTCACAACCAGGGCGTCAGTGGCGATACCAGCTTCCAGCTGATGGCCCGTCTGCCGTCGATCCGCCAGACCGGTGCCTCCACCTACCTGGTGATGGTGGGGATCAACGACATCGTCTGGGGCTACGACCCCGGCCGCATCGCCGGCCGGATCCAGTGGCTGCGCACTGGCCTGCAGATTGGTACCGGGGCGCGGGTGATCGTCCAGTCCACCATCCCCTGCGCCCGGTTCCGCTGTGGCGCCGACGGGGTTCGTCGGGTGGCGGAACTCAACCAGCGGCTCGCCCAGCAGACCCCAGCCCCGGACTATGTCGACCTCACCCCGGTGATGGCGGACGCCGATGGTCTCAAGCGCGCCTTCACCGTGGATGGCGTGCATCTCAACGCCGCCGGTTACGCCCGCTGGCAGGCGCGGCTGCGGGAACTGGGCCTGCCGTGA
- the rplJ gene encoding 50S ribosomal protein L10 has protein sequence MGRTLENKQQIVEELKGLLGEAEMALVLDFKGLTIKEMTDLRTRLQASNGVCKVTKNTLMRRAIDGDSVWSDLDSLLTGTNAFVLVKGDIGGAVKALQSFQKDTKKSDVKGGLFEGKLLSPSDIQAIGDLPSKEVLMAQIAGAINGLATKLAVGINEVPSGLARALKQHAESGEG, from the coding sequence ATGGGCCGCACGCTGGAGAACAAGCAACAGATCGTCGAAGAGCTCAAAGGGCTCCTCGGTGAAGCCGAAATGGCGCTGGTCCTCGATTTCAAGGGCCTGACCATCAAGGAGATGACTGATCTGCGGACCCGTCTGCAGGCCAGCAACGGTGTGTGCAAGGTGACCAAAAACACCTTGATGCGCCGTGCCATTGATGGTGACAGCGTCTGGTCGGATCTCGATTCCCTGCTCACCGGCACCAATGCCTTCGTCCTGGTCAAGGGCGATATCGGCGGTGCGGTGAAGGCCCTGCAGTCCTTCCAGAAGGACACCAAGAAGTCGGATGTGAAGGGAGGCCTTTTCGAAGGCAAGCTCCTTTCCCCCTCCGACATCCAGGCCATCGGGGATCTGCCCTCCAAGGAGGTGCTCATGGCCCAGATCGCCGGTGCGATCAATGGCCTGGCCACCAAGCTGGCTGTGGGCATCAACGAGGTTCCGTCCGGTCTCGCCAGGGCGCTCAAGCAACACGCCGAATCCGGCGAAGGTTGA
- the rplL gene encoding 50S ribosomal protein L7/L12 encodes MSATTDQILEQLKTLSLLEASELVKQIEEAFGVSAAASAGVVMAAAAPGAAAEAVEEQTEFDVILDGFDPAAKIKVLKAVREATGLGLGEAKALVEAAPKAVKEGISKNDAEALKKSIEEVGGKVSIK; translated from the coding sequence ATGTCCGCTACCACCGACCAGATTCTCGAACAACTGAAAACCCTCTCGCTGCTTGAGGCTTCCGAGCTCGTCAAGCAGATTGAAGAGGCCTTCGGCGTGTCCGCCGCCGCTTCGGCTGGCGTCGTCATGGCCGCCGCCGCCCCCGGCGCCGCCGCCGAGGCGGTTGAGGAGCAGACCGAGTTCGATGTCATCCTTGATGGCTTCGATCCGGCCGCCAAGATCAAGGTGCTCAAGGCCGTCCGCGAGGCCACCGGCCTCGGTCTGGGCGAAGCCAAGGCCCTTGTGGAAGCCGCTCCCAAGGCCGTCAAGGAAGGCATCTCCAAGAACGATGCCGAAGCTCTCAAGAAGAGCATCGAAGAAGTGGGTGGCAAGGTCTCCATCAAGTGA
- a CDS encoding DUF3747 domain-containing protein: protein MQRTYLALAGLALAGAGLPMVQPRLAMAAGLFQSTEVDPQRFAVLARPVGDNDWTLLVLEQLAAQPSCWQARPDGLVDPTLNRFDYTGICNRYLDSNGYSLRVADQDMGTTYRLQVQQVGSRLELQAVSPRSSAVLVLGRAEVPLRDRDGFVALTLEPGWDLQRRTYERRSLSHLYFASPTHLEQLIARAGGGQTFRRPPGRAELPGLATTPPLLDQRDDSMVSDRSGRAIALQVIPYTEANGGGL, encoded by the coding sequence ATGCAGCGAACCTACCTGGCCCTGGCGGGCCTGGCCCTGGCCGGAGCCGGCCTGCCGATGGTGCAGCCTCGGCTGGCCATGGCCGCCGGCCTGTTCCAGAGCACGGAGGTGGACCCCCAGCGTTTCGCGGTGCTGGCCAGGCCAGTGGGCGACAACGACTGGACCCTCCTGGTGCTGGAGCAACTGGCCGCCCAGCCCTCCTGCTGGCAGGCCCGCCCGGACGGGCTGGTGGATCCAACCCTGAACCGGTTCGACTACACGGGCATCTGCAATCGCTACCTCGACAGCAACGGCTATTCCCTGCGGGTGGCCGACCAGGACATGGGCACCACCTACCGCCTGCAGGTGCAGCAGGTGGGCTCCCGTCTGGAACTGCAGGCCGTCTCGCCCAGAAGTTCTGCCGTGCTGGTGCTGGGAAGGGCCGAGGTTCCCCTGCGGGACCGCGACGGCTTCGTCGCCCTCACGCTCGAACCCGGCTGGGATCTCCAACGCCGCACCTACGAGCGGAGGTCCCTGTCCCACCTCTACTTCGCCAGTCCGACCCACCTGGAGCAACTGATTGCCCGGGCCGGCGGCGGCCAGACGTTCCGACGTCCCCCGGGCAGGGCCGAACTCCCCGGCCTTGCCACCACTCCGCCGCTGCTCGACCAGCGCGACGACAGCATGGTCTCCGACCGCTCCGGTCGGGCGATCGCCCTCCAGGTGATTCCCTACACCGAGGCCAATGGAGGGGGTCTCTGA
- a CDS encoding ribonuclease H has protein sequence MGDRPVRVVAAACDGACSGNPGPGGWGALLRFEDGSRRELGGADAATTNNRMELTAALAVLEALRELPRHPDLVLRTDSRYLIDGFEKWMAGWKRKGWRTASGGAVLNRDLWELLDAARLPGLALRHVRGHSGDPDNDRCDAIAVAYSRGQSPTLAVESRSGVAVEAVQGDVPEDVAEEVAVPDVVDPAPSSLQQLLSRMELADRLAAGGYSLRTVELARLLEVPTATLERKGDPWLWRDWLVRPLGNGSWRLERDTGGLARPQ, from the coding sequence ATGGGTGATCGTCCGGTGCGGGTAGTGGCTGCCGCCTGCGACGGGGCCTGCAGCGGCAACCCGGGTCCTGGCGGCTGGGGTGCTCTGCTGCGCTTCGAGGACGGCTCCCGTCGGGAGCTGGGGGGGGCGGACGCCGCCACCACCAACAACCGCATGGAGCTCACCGCCGCCCTGGCGGTGCTGGAGGCCCTGCGGGAGCTGCCGCGCCACCCCGATCTGGTGCTGCGCACCGACAGCCGCTACCTGATCGATGGTTTCGAGAAGTGGATGGCCGGCTGGAAGCGCAAAGGCTGGCGGACGGCCTCCGGTGGAGCTGTGCTCAACCGCGATCTCTGGGAGCTGCTCGATGCCGCCAGGTTGCCTGGGCTTGCCCTGCGTCATGTGCGCGGCCACAGCGGCGATCCGGACAACGACCGCTGCGATGCCATTGCCGTTGCGTATTCCCGCGGTCAGAGCCCGACCCTGGCGGTGGAAAGCCGATCCGGCGTCGCGGTTGAGGCGGTGCAGGGCGACGTGCCAGAAGACGTGGCAGAGGAGGTGGCCGTTCCCGACGTTGTGGATCCGGCCCCCAGCTCGCTGCAGCAGTTGCTCTCCCGCATGGAGCTGGCCGATCGGCTTGCCGCAGGCGGCTACAGCCTGCGGACCGTTGAGCTCGCCCGGCTGCTGGAGGTGCCCACCGCCACCCTGGAGAGGAAGGGCGATCCCTGGCTCTGGCGCGACTGGCTCGTGAGGCCCCTGGGCAACGGGAGCTGGCGCCTGGAGCGCGACACGGGAGGATTGGCCAGGCCGCAGTGA
- a CDS encoding quinone-dependent dihydroorotate dehydrogenase — protein sequence MTQEQSTGGGQVGTGALYARFVEPLLRRDDGADAEQLSRLTLLALGQASLRRRWPLVSGSLAGLGAELQRRDPRLEQTLFGCRFANPVGLAAGFDKNGVAAAIWHLFGFGFAELGTITWQPQQGNPRPRLFRLAEERAALNRMGFNNDGARGVRRTLERQGLPLPGQRPAVLGINLGKSKAVSLEMAPDDYAASLELLAPLADYAVVNVSSPNTPGLRDLQEEAQLRRLVERLRRLPACPPLLVKIAPDLEDDAIDTIARLAYEEGLAGVIAVNTSVHRLGLEGRRLQATGQTLAEEAGGLSGRPLRRRAVEVLRRLRATAGPALPLIGVGGIDSAEAAWERISAGASLIQIYTGWIYEGPALVPSILEGLSHQLDRHGCRTLSEVVGSGMPWRP from the coding sequence ATGACGCAGGAGCAATCGACCGGCGGAGGCCAGGTGGGAACCGGCGCCCTCTATGCCCGCTTCGTCGAGCCGCTGCTGCGCCGTGACGACGGTGCCGACGCCGAGCAGCTGAGTCGTCTGACGCTTCTCGCCCTGGGCCAGGCCTCCCTGCGCCGCCGCTGGCCCTTGGTCAGTGGCAGCCTGGCGGGGCTGGGGGCGGAGCTGCAGCGGCGGGATCCGCGCCTGGAGCAGACGCTGTTCGGTTGTCGCTTCGCCAATCCGGTGGGACTGGCCGCGGGCTTCGATAAGAACGGCGTGGCGGCCGCGATCTGGCATCTGTTCGGTTTCGGCTTTGCCGAGCTGGGCACCATCACCTGGCAGCCCCAGCAGGGAAATCCCCGGCCACGGTTGTTCCGGCTGGCTGAGGAGCGGGCCGCGCTCAACCGCATGGGCTTCAACAACGATGGGGCCAGGGGCGTGCGCCGGACCCTGGAGCGCCAGGGTCTGCCCCTGCCCGGGCAGCGGCCCGCCGTGCTCGGCATCAACCTCGGCAAGTCGAAGGCGGTGTCGCTGGAGATGGCCCCCGACGATTACGCCGCTTCCCTGGAGCTGCTGGCTCCGCTGGCCGACTACGCGGTGGTCAATGTGAGCTCACCCAACACCCCGGGGCTGCGGGACCTGCAGGAGGAGGCCCAGCTCAGGCGGCTGGTGGAGCGTCTGCGGCGGCTGCCGGCCTGTCCCCCCCTGCTGGTGAAGATCGCCCCTGATCTCGAAGATGACGCCATCGACACCATCGCCCGACTGGCCTACGAAGAGGGGCTGGCTGGCGTGATCGCCGTGAACACGTCGGTCCACCGACTTGGACTCGAAGGGCGCCGTTTGCAAGCCACGGGGCAGACCCTCGCCGAAGAAGCCGGAGGACTGAGCGGCCGGCCCCTGCGGCGGCGGGCGGTGGAGGTGTTGCGGCGGCTGCGGGCGACCGCAGGTCCTGCGTTGCCGCTGATCGGCGTGGGCGGCATCGACTCCGCCGAGGCCGCCTGGGAACGGATCAGTGCAGGAGCGTCCCTGATCCAGATCTACACGGGTTGGATTTACGAAGGCCCCGCACTTGTGCCATCGATTCTGGAGGGATTGAGCCACCAGCTGGATCGCCATGGCTGCAGGACGCTTTCTGAAGTTGTAGGTTCGGGGATGCCTTGGCGCCCATAA
- a CDS encoding PilN domain-containing protein, with protein sequence MTAPLDLLRERRKELGQESMITALLDRRPLLIRGALIGAALLVMAVAGTALVLLRYMVVKSQTAQLTRFEVEATQMQAEMAASKAKLDQLTTTTRSLTEGLTTLRTSSALLADLQLRIPEGLQLQSVEAEGQKLVLKGQALDPLAFARINALQLELARSPLLEGKGVTLVKLERVPASAPVAGQAVPAAPSAVRFELVGPFASLPPARQLVVMRQLGSDGMVRRLQLLQAEGLIP encoded by the coding sequence ATGACCGCGCCTCTCGATCTGCTGCGGGAACGGCGCAAGGAGCTCGGCCAGGAGAGCATGATCACGGCGCTGCTGGATCGGCGTCCGCTGCTGATCAGGGGTGCCCTGATCGGAGCTGCTCTGCTGGTGATGGCGGTGGCTGGCACCGCCCTGGTGCTCCTCCGCTACATGGTGGTCAAGTCCCAGACCGCCCAGCTCACCCGTTTCGAAGTCGAAGCCACCCAGATGCAGGCCGAGATGGCGGCCAGCAAGGCAAAGCTTGACCAACTCACCACCACCACCCGCAGCCTGACCGAGGGCCTCACCACGCTGCGCACCTCCTCGGCCCTTCTGGCCGACCTGCAACTGCGCATCCCTGAGGGCCTGCAGCTCCAGAGCGTGGAAGCCGAGGGGCAGAAGCTGGTGCTCAAAGGTCAGGCCCTGGATCCCCTGGCCTTTGCCCGCATCAATGCGCTGCAACTGGAGCTGGCCCGCTCGCCGCTGCTGGAGGGCAAGGGGGTGACGCTCGTCAAGCTGGAGAGGGTTCCTGCCTCCGCCCCCGTGGCCGGGCAAGCGGTGCCGGCGGCCCCCTCCGCGGTCCGTTTCGAACTCGTCGGTCCCTTTGCCAGCCTGCCGCCCGCCCGGCAGCTGGTGGTGATGCGGCAACTTGGCTCGGACGGCATGGTGCGCCGGCTCCAATTGCTCCAGGCGGAGGGCCTGATCCCATGA
- a CDS encoding type II secretion system protein GspD: protein MQRDLETGRFSQSPIPFDRFGVRWNVAKRQWRHVLTASVGFVVLQQGTGLSAGAAAAVAPAADGTAVAPLSDIAQAGGSLDIKLRRLPDSVEVVIEGTGPSPVLQQTTQGATWLGRLQTAVPMALRRGPVQLSLPEAGLQSISFQGSGNLFELKISPTPGFPVGRPVVSADGRSLILTFNAPAQSTLQTLTPNVNTPGRVPQPGFIPPLQPRAVAPPLGDMAVGTMTISNPSYVSVSGPPVTMTLRNAPAKDVLMALSQLGGYGFVYVDESSAPGATSAAAAGMRPISISFRRESYGRAINSALLAAGLQGKRDGNTIFAGPRVLSKSFGAQLSKVYRLNQVPANSAADYLANLGAQVTKTNTISTAVSEGVAATAAPVGSPTSSTTTSSTTTSVESYGAATGPLVGLQATTDTRLSTITLVGAPRLVTIAEQYLKQLDLRQRQVALSVKILDVNLENDFEVANSFAFRWGNNFIVNDNGSLAANFGSLLGGSSPNVGNQVPAVIPFQGFNGTPNPGVNYPINNFFDFVQAQILSRNSKLLASPTLILQENPSVLREAGTGSTSSASGDSGATGGLDQYTIDSPIGRRRANEAVVRVGTNVITEFETNSSAGTGATSNVITCTPTLSTAGLVLGARVEKIDDNGFVTFTLSPSISAVTDRLPVTGCGDIEILSIRRLDTGSLRVRDGQTLILTGVISDFDRSVVTKWPIVGDIPLIGQFFRATNNSREKRELVIMVTPRIINDTEGGTYGYGYQPSTPASRAFLGGGPQPSMAP from the coding sequence ATGCAACGGGATCTGGAAACTGGCCGTTTCTCACAATCGCCGATACCATTCGACCGATTCGGAGTGCGTTGGAACGTGGCAAAACGTCAGTGGCGGCACGTTCTTACGGCATCGGTTGGTTTCGTGGTTCTGCAACAGGGGACAGGCCTTTCCGCTGGTGCCGCAGCCGCCGTGGCACCCGCAGCAGACGGAACGGCCGTTGCCCCTCTGTCCGACATCGCCCAGGCCGGCGGCTCCCTCGACATCAAGTTGCGGCGCCTGCCTGATTCCGTGGAGGTGGTGATCGAAGGGACCGGCCCCTCTCCTGTTCTCCAGCAGACCACCCAGGGAGCCACCTGGCTGGGCCGGCTGCAGACGGCCGTCCCGATGGCCCTGCGTCGCGGCCCGGTGCAGCTCTCCCTGCCCGAGGCCGGGCTCCAGAGCATCAGCTTCCAGGGTTCGGGCAATCTCTTCGAGCTGAAGATCTCCCCCACCCCCGGCTTTCCCGTGGGGCGGCCCGTGGTCAGTGCCGACGGCCGCAGCCTGATCCTCACCTTCAACGCGCCGGCCCAGAGCACCCTCCAGACCCTGACCCCCAACGTCAACACCCCTGGGAGGGTTCCCCAACCCGGTTTCATCCCCCCCCTGCAGCCGCGTGCCGTGGCCCCGCCGCTGGGCGACATGGCTGTGGGGACCATGACCATCAGCAATCCCAGCTATGTGAGCGTCAGCGGCCCACCGGTCACCATGACCCTGCGCAACGCCCCGGCCAAGGATGTGCTGATGGCCCTCAGCCAGCTGGGGGGCTACGGGTTCGTCTACGTCGATGAATCCAGCGCTCCCGGCGCAACCTCTGCCGCAGCTGCGGGGATGCGACCTATCTCGATCTCCTTCCGCCGTGAAAGCTATGGCCGGGCGATCAACTCGGCCCTGCTGGCCGCCGGATTGCAGGGCAAGCGTGACGGCAACACGATCTTCGCCGGCCCCAGGGTGCTGTCCAAGAGCTTCGGCGCCCAGCTCTCCAAGGTGTACCGGCTGAACCAGGTGCCGGCCAACTCCGCCGCCGACTATCTGGCCAACCTGGGGGCCCAGGTCACCAAGACCAACACCATCTCCACCGCCGTCTCTGAGGGCGTCGCCGCCACGGCCGCTCCAGTCGGCAGCCCCACGTCCTCCACGACCACCTCCAGCACGACCACCAGCGTGGAGTCCTACGGGGCCGCAACCGGTCCGCTGGTTGGTCTACAGGCCACCACCGACACCCGGCTTTCCACCATCACCTTGGTTGGTGCGCCACGGCTGGTGACCATCGCTGAGCAGTATCTCAAGCAATTGGATCTGCGCCAGCGGCAGGTAGCTTTGTCGGTGAAGATTCTGGATGTGAACCTAGAGAATGACTTTGAGGTGGCCAATAGTTTCGCCTTCCGATGGGGCAATAACTTCATCGTCAATGACAACGGTTCACTGGCGGCAAACTTTGGATCCCTTCTTGGTGGAAGTTCACCGAATGTCGGGAACCAAGTGCCTGCAGTGATCCCATTTCAGGGTTTTAATGGCACCCCCAACCCTGGTGTGAATTATCCGATCAATAACTTCTTTGACTTTGTCCAGGCTCAGATTCTTTCTCGCAATAGTAAGCTCCTCGCCAGCCCGACGCTTATTCTGCAAGAGAATCCCTCGGTACTTCGAGAGGCGGGTACTGGCTCGACCAGCTCCGCCAGTGGCGACTCTGGGGCTACAGGGGGTCTGGATCAATACACGATTGACTCACCGATTGGTCGGAGAAGGGCGAATGAGGCCGTGGTGCGTGTTGGCACCAATGTCATTACGGAATTTGAGACCAATTCATCTGCCGGTACTGGGGCGACAAGCAATGTCATCACCTGTACGCCAACCTTGTCCACGGCCGGTTTGGTTTTGGGCGCTCGAGTCGAAAAGATTGATGACAATGGATTTGTTACTTTTACGCTGTCCCCAAGTATATCTGCAGTCACTGATCGCCTGCCCGTAACGGGCTGCGGCGACATTGAGATTTTAAGTATCCGACGCCTGGATACTGGATCCCTGCGGGTTAGGGACGGTCAAACCCTGATCCTCACCGGGGTGATTTCCGATTTCGACCGGTCCGTGGTCACCAAGTGGCCGATTGTTGGAGATATTCCCCTGATTGGTCAGTTCTTCCGTGCCACGAACAACAGTCGTGAGAAACGCGAACTGGTGATCATGGTGACACCGCGCATCATCAACGACACCGAGGGTGGCACCTACGGCTACGGCTACCAACCCTCAACGCCGGCCTCCCGCGCCTTTCTCGGTGGTGGCCCCCAGCCCTCCATGGCTCCCTGA
- a CDS encoding pentapeptide repeat-containing protein, whose translation MTSVHGFTRSHIRGLLFAGTATLALLMPGPARASSDGDLIRLLSQRNCPRCKLQDADLVHADLRDADLRGAKLQRANLGQARLDGARLEGADLRFTSLQGASLRGADLRGANLEGTDLRQSDLSGAQLDPGGLARSHWQDARGVGPAVLSYPELHNAGVTAALEGRHPQAEQLFSEAIRLQPEAAISWVARGLSRTEQGKTELAAQDINYAAVLYGQAGEEAQAKQLTEVAASLTKPGKKAKQESGMGGQLLTGAAGFASAIAPLAMKFLLPLAF comes from the coding sequence ATGACCAGCGTGCACGGGTTCACCCGGAGCCACATCCGGGGCCTGCTGTTCGCAGGCACGGCGACTCTGGCCCTGCTGATGCCCGGGCCCGCGCGTGCGAGCAGTGATGGCGATCTGATCCGGCTGCTGAGTCAGCGCAACTGCCCCCGCTGCAAACTCCAGGACGCCGACCTGGTCCATGCCGACCTGCGGGATGCGGATCTGCGGGGCGCCAAGCTCCAGAGGGCCAATCTGGGCCAGGCCCGGCTGGATGGGGCCCGCCTGGAAGGGGCCGACTTGCGCTTCACCAGTCTCCAGGGAGCCTCCCTGCGGGGCGCCGATCTGCGGGGGGCCAATCTGGAGGGCACCGACCTGCGCCAGAGCGATCTGAGCGGCGCCCAGCTCGATCCCGGCGGACTCGCCCGCAGCCACTGGCAAGACGCCCGGGGTGTGGGACCTGCGGTGTTGAGCTATCCCGAGCTGCACAACGCCGGCGTGACCGCCGCCCTGGAGGGCCGCCATCCCCAGGCGGAGCAACTGTTTTCCGAGGCGATCCGGCTGCAGCCGGAGGCGGCCATCAGCTGGGTGGCCCGGGGGCTGAGCCGCACGGAGCAAGGCAAGACGGAGCTGGCCGCCCAGGACATCAACTACGCCGCGGTCCTCTACGGCCAGGCCGGAGAAGAGGCGCAGGCGAAGCAACTGACTGAGGTCGCTGCCAGCCTCACAAAGCCTGGAAAGAAAGCCAAGCAGGAAAGCGGAATGGGAGGACAGCTGCTTACAGGTGCCGCCGGGTTTGCCTCCGCCATCGCTCCATTGGCCATGAAATTCCTGCTGCCCCTGGCGTTCTGA